The following are encoded together in the Bacteroidales bacterium MB20-C3-3 genome:
- a CDS encoding S41 family peptidase — protein MKRTIKTALLAAAVLLTFVSYGQSKEFKTGKSLDIQFSVLRELSLFYVDSVELDKLVFKGIESMLESLDPYTVYIPEENEDDLEMMTTGSYGGIGALILKRDNGIELSEIYEGSPAQKAGLFAGDLLLKVDTTSTINLTTEQCSSRMRGVPGTPVKFIVKRLRGGAEEEITVLRERIHMPDVPYWGMIADTVGYIRITGFTVDGWKDVKRALTELKKDPKLKRLVLDLRGNGGGLLDEAVNIVSLFVPSGTKVVSALGRFQQTDAVYFTKEEPVDLKLPLVVLVNSGSASSSEIVAGALQDLDRATIVGTRTFGKGLIQSIRDVGYNTKLKITTAKYYTPSGRCVQAIDYSNRNEDGSVGFVPDSLIKPFKTRLGRTVYDGGGIVPDVKIDPKIYSRIAVSLIYGDILRDYSVEFFKKNISIAKPRDFSLSEEEFEEFVKYAESREFDHRTASEVEFDKMIQTAKREGLLTNYDEALKELESRVKLNKRGALLKNRDEIKSLLEEEICTRYFYQWGRFEKMTMSDEQLKKAASAELIKTE, from the coding sequence ATGAAGAGAACCATAAAGACGGCGTTACTCGCCGCAGCAGTACTTTTGACATTTGTCTCTTACGGCCAGTCAAAGGAGTTTAAAACAGGTAAAAGTCTGGATATACAGTTTTCCGTTTTGAGGGAACTATCTCTCTTCTATGTAGATAGTGTTGAGCTGGATAAGCTTGTATTTAAGGGTATTGAATCAATGCTGGAGTCTCTGGATCCCTATACAGTTTACATACCTGAAGAGAATGAAGATGACCTCGAGATGATGACTACCGGGTCGTACGGAGGAATTGGGGCTTTAATTCTTAAAAGAGATAACGGAATAGAGTTGTCAGAAATATATGAAGGGTCGCCTGCACAGAAAGCTGGACTTTTTGCAGGAGATTTGCTTTTAAAAGTAGACACCACCTCTACAATAAATCTTACTACAGAACAATGTTCGTCCAGAATGCGCGGAGTTCCCGGAACTCCTGTGAAGTTTATCGTTAAAAGATTGCGTGGAGGAGCAGAGGAGGAGATAACTGTGTTAAGGGAGCGTATTCACATGCCTGATGTGCCTTACTGGGGTATGATAGCCGATACGGTTGGTTATATACGAATAACAGGATTTACAGTTGATGGCTGGAAAGATGTAAAACGGGCCTTGACAGAGTTAAAAAAAGATCCAAAGCTAAAAAGGCTTGTTCTGGATCTCAGAGGCAATGGTGGTGGATTGCTTGATGAGGCTGTTAATATTGTTTCGCTGTTTGTCCCATCCGGGACCAAGGTGGTATCTGCGTTGGGAAGATTTCAGCAAACAGATGCGGTCTATTTTACCAAAGAGGAGCCGGTAGATCTCAAACTTCCTCTTGTTGTTCTCGTTAACTCAGGTTCGGCATCATCTTCAGAAATTGTAGCCGGTGCACTTCAAGATTTAGACAGAGCAACAATTGTTGGAACAAGAACATTTGGCAAAGGTCTGATTCAATCAATAAGAGATGTAGGGTACAATACCAAACTTAAGATAACAACAGCTAAGTATTACACCCCAAGCGGCAGGTGTGTTCAGGCAATAGACTACAGCAACAGAAATGAAGATGGAAGCGTGGGTTTTGTTCCGGATTCTCTGATAAAACCCTTTAAAACTCGCCTGGGAAGAACAGTTTACGATGGGGGAGGAATAGTCCCTGATGTAAAGATTGACCCAAAGATTTACAGCAGGATTGCCGTTTCTCTTATTTATGGAGATATACTGAGAGACTACTCTGTTGAATTTTTTAAAAAGAATATTTCAATTGCTAAACCTCGTGATTTTTCCCTCTCTGAAGAGGAGTTTGAGGAGTTTGTAAAATATGCAGAGAGCAGGGAGTTTGATCACAGGACAGCATCTGAGGTTGAATTTGATAAAATGATTCAGACAGCGAAGAGAGAGGGCCTGCTCACCAATTATGACGAGGCTCTTAAAGAGTTGGAATCCAGGGTTAAGCTTAACAAAAGGGGCGCTCTGCTTAAAAACAGAGATGAGATAAAGAGCCTGCTTGAAGAGGAGATTTGTACAAGATATTTCTACCAGTGGGGCAGGTTTGAGAAAATGACAATGAGTGATGAACAGTTAAAAAAGGCTGCTTCAGCAGAGTTAATAAAGACGGAGTGA
- a CDS encoding phosphoribosyltransferase family protein, producing MREIADLILPRVCPVCREVLSGVEREICMDCLSSLPLTYFWSYRNNPAEELFWGKVYFQRACSLFFYGDDSPYRRLIHELKYNGRCEIGTLLGSILGRRMKESGLYSDLDLVTAVPVSPFKQWTRGYNQAEVIAKAISKEMGISLISGALKKRLFVSSQTTKNPQERWRNASASFRLAREKEICGRHILLVDDVLTTGATLEACGTSLLSASECRVSAATLAFVE from the coding sequence GTGAGAGAGATTGCGGATTTGATATTGCCAAGAGTCTGTCCTGTGTGCAGAGAGGTGTTGAGTGGGGTTGAGAGGGAGATATGCATGGACTGTCTTTCGTCACTTCCGCTTACCTATTTTTGGAGTTACAGGAACAATCCGGCAGAGGAGCTTTTCTGGGGTAAAGTCTATTTTCAACGGGCCTGTTCTCTTTTTTTCTATGGGGATGACAGCCCTTACAGAAGGCTTATTCACGAACTCAAATACAACGGAAGATGTGAAATAGGCACACTTCTCGGCTCTATTCTTGGCCGGAGAATGAAGGAGAGTGGACTCTACAGTGATTTGGACCTGGTTACAGCCGTTCCTGTCAGCCCTTTTAAGCAATGGACAAGAGGTTACAATCAGGCCGAGGTAATTGCTAAGGCTATTTCCAAAGAGATGGGAATCAGTTTGATCAGCGGAGCTCTTAAGAAGAGGCTATTTGTCTCTTCTCAAACCACGAAGAACCCACAGGAGAGATGGCGAAATGCATCGGCCTCTTTCAGATTGGCAAGAGAAAAGGAGATCTGCGGACGACATATCCTTTTAGTAGATGATGTGTTAACAACAGGGGCAACACTTGAGGCGTGCGGCACCTCTCTTTTATCCGCTTCAGAATGCAGAGTGAGTGCTGCAACTCTCGCATTTGTTGAATAA
- the cdaA gene encoding diadenylate cyclase CdaA has protein sequence MLDFIKIGFIDILDIFLVGLLIYQAYKLIKGTAAMNIFTGVLVFYFIWIIVKALHMDLLGEIMGQIIGVGGIALVILFQQEIRRFLLRIGTRYIDSRKQMRLVRAFMGKQKRAISLETLEEITLACKRMAETKTGALIVLAHSSALEVVAETGDRIDSLVNRRLIETIFFKNTPLHDGAMLIFGEKIIAARCTLPISESPSIPAHYGMRHRAAIGITEQSDASVIVVSEQRGEISFVTNGEIKSMNSINELRLAIENSYK, from the coding sequence ATGCTCGATTTTATAAAAATAGGATTTATAGATATTCTGGATATTTTTCTGGTAGGACTCCTTATTTATCAGGCTTATAAGCTGATTAAAGGGACTGCAGCGATGAATATTTTTACCGGGGTTCTGGTATTCTATTTCATATGGATTATTGTTAAAGCCCTTCATATGGATCTTCTGGGCGAGATAATGGGGCAGATTATTGGAGTAGGGGGTATAGCCCTTGTAATTTTATTTCAGCAGGAGATAAGAAGATTTTTGCTTAGAATTGGAACAAGGTATATTGATTCAAGAAAACAGATGCGCCTTGTAAGGGCATTTATGGGTAAACAAAAAAGAGCAATTTCTCTGGAAACGCTTGAAGAGATAACTCTTGCATGTAAACGGATGGCAGAGACCAAGACTGGTGCGCTTATAGTTTTAGCTCACAGCTCTGCACTTGAAGTTGTTGCTGAGACGGGGGACAGAATTGATTCCCTGGTTAACAGAAGGCTTATTGAAACAATCTTTTTTAAAAATACACCTTTGCACGATGGTGCAATGCTGATCTTTGGGGAGAAGATAATTGCAGCAAGATGTACTCTTCCCATTTCAGAGAGCCCTTCAATTCCTGCACATTATGGAATGAGGCACAGGGCTGCGATAGGCATAACAGAACAGAGCGATGCCAGTGTGATTGTTGTCTCCGAACAGAGAGGAGAGATATCCTTTGTAACAAACGGAGAGATTAAGAGTATGAACAGCATCAACGAACTGAGGCTGGCTATTGAAAATTCATATAAATAA
- a CDS encoding Smr/MutS family protein — protein sequence MNYLSRLENKLGFDKIRGAVEAGCSTNIARSMASDFTFMTDEESIRVAIEETDEMRVIQMLESGFPNDGYVDTIGFLKQLEAEQYYLDTQSMFRLRQSLEATGAIIRFFKGTKEASYPYLKKLAAPVVNFPEVSRRIDVIVDKYGEIRDGASPGLMAVRREIKEKEGQISKRITAILKRAQADGLADEDSSVSVRDGRMLIPVSAANKRKIPGFVVDESSSGKTVFIEPMEIVELNNVVKELYFAEQREILKILVEFSDFLRPYAPDLIISAEFLSKIDFIRAKSRVAISMSAGKPILTDERQIRIVRGRHPILEKALSREGKEIVPLNMELSGEKRILLISGPNAGGKSVCLKTVGILQYMLQSGMLVPASEISEFPLFTKIFIDIGDEQSIENDLSTYSSHLTNMREVLLNADEKSLVLVDEFGAGTEPTAGGAIAESILKELEERGCFGVITTHYSNLKFYAGTSRGVINGGMQFDVQNIKPLFKLETGVPGSSFAFELAKKIGLPHEIVKYAEERAGGDFVDLERNLKKIARNRRMLDEKLARIKSTDRTLESITEKYEKELLDIKALRKNILTEAREEAERLLAEANKKIEATIKEIRESQADKEKTRFIRKDLEDFASKALSDSGNGNNEHIERKMEQLKKRKERREERRVNRPKDPDAAANKIVVLGSKPNDKIISAGDKIKLKGSDLTGEVIRIEGRDVNVAIGNIISKLSLEKVEKISAKEFKETTRAVWSISSSSASISERRLNFKPTIDVRGQRADEALENVSRFVDDAIMVGVGEVKILHGKGNGILKEEIRKYLKVVPGVLSVKDEVLELGGSGITVVKLD from the coding sequence ATGAACTACCTTTCCAGACTGGAAAATAAACTCGGCTTTGATAAGATCAGAGGGGCCGTGGAGGCAGGATGCTCCACAAATATTGCAAGGTCTATGGCCTCTGATTTTACATTTATGACTGATGAAGAGAGCATCAGAGTGGCAATTGAGGAGACAGATGAGATGAGGGTTATTCAGATGCTTGAGTCTGGATTTCCCAATGATGGCTATGTAGACACAATCGGCTTCCTGAAACAGCTGGAGGCAGAGCAATACTATCTTGATACTCAGTCTATGTTTAGGCTGAGGCAATCACTTGAGGCAACAGGCGCAATTATAAGGTTTTTTAAGGGGACAAAGGAGGCGAGCTATCCATATCTTAAAAAACTTGCTGCCCCTGTGGTGAATTTTCCTGAGGTATCAAGGCGCATAGATGTCATTGTTGATAAATACGGAGAGATTAGGGATGGGGCAAGTCCCGGTCTTATGGCTGTAAGGAGGGAGATTAAAGAGAAAGAGGGTCAGATTTCAAAAAGGATAACTGCAATTTTAAAAAGGGCTCAGGCCGATGGTTTGGCCGATGAGGACTCATCGGTTTCTGTAAGGGATGGCAGGATGCTTATACCTGTTTCAGCAGCCAATAAAAGGAAGATACCTGGTTTTGTAGTGGACGAGTCTTCATCCGGAAAGACTGTCTTTATTGAGCCAATGGAGATAGTAGAGTTAAACAATGTGGTCAAAGAGCTCTATTTTGCAGAACAGAGAGAGATACTTAAAATTCTTGTAGAGTTCTCGGATTTCTTAAGACCTTATGCACCGGATTTAATAATTTCAGCTGAGTTCCTTTCAAAAATTGATTTTATAAGGGCTAAATCCAGGGTTGCTATTTCAATGAGTGCCGGGAAGCCCATTTTAACTGATGAAAGACAGATAAGAATCGTCAGAGGGAGGCATCCTATTTTGGAAAAGGCTCTCTCCAGAGAGGGTAAGGAGATAGTTCCCCTTAATATGGAATTAAGCGGAGAGAAGAGAATTCTTCTTATTTCCGGGCCAAATGCAGGAGGGAAGTCTGTGTGTCTTAAGACTGTGGGGATTTTGCAATATATGTTGCAGTCCGGTATGCTTGTCCCGGCATCTGAAATTTCCGAATTCCCCCTCTTCACTAAAATCTTTATTGATATTGGTGACGAACAGTCTATAGAGAATGATTTAAGTACTTACAGTTCGCATCTTACAAATATGAGAGAGGTTCTTCTGAATGCAGATGAAAAATCTCTTGTTCTTGTTGACGAATTTGGTGCAGGGACAGAACCTACGGCTGGAGGAGCTATTGCGGAGTCAATCCTAAAGGAGCTTGAAGAGAGGGGTTGTTTTGGTGTGATTACTACTCACTACAGTAATTTGAAGTTTTATGCAGGAACAAGCAGGGGAGTTATCAATGGCGGGATGCAATTTGATGTTCAGAATATAAAACCGCTTTTTAAACTAGAGACCGGAGTTCCGGGAAGCTCTTTTGCATTTGAACTGGCAAAGAAAATCGGTCTTCCCCACGAGATTGTAAAGTATGCAGAAGAGAGGGCGGGAGGTGACTTCGTTGATCTGGAGAGGAATCTGAAAAAGATAGCCAGAAACAGAAGGATGCTTGATGAGAAACTGGCAAGAATTAAAAGTACGGATAGGACACTCGAGAGTATTACTGAGAAATACGAAAAAGAGTTGCTTGATATAAAAGCCTTAAGAAAAAATATTCTCACAGAGGCCAGAGAGGAGGCGGAGAGGCTTCTTGCGGAGGCAAATAAAAAAATAGAGGCAACTATAAAGGAGATCAGGGAGAGCCAGGCAGATAAAGAGAAGACGAGATTTATAAGAAAAGATCTTGAGGACTTTGCATCTAAGGCGTTAAGTGATTCCGGAAACGGAAATAACGAACATATAGAGAGAAAGATGGAGCAGCTTAAAAAGCGCAAGGAGAGAAGGGAGGAGCGAAGAGTTAACAGACCCAAAGATCCGGATGCGGCAGCTAATAAGATAGTTGTGCTCGGATCAAAACCTAATGATAAGATAATCTCTGCAGGAGATAAAATTAAATTAAAGGGCAGTGATCTGACAGGTGAGGTGATCAGGATAGAGGGAAGGGATGTTAATGTTGCCATAGGAAATATTATTAGCAAGTTATCCCTGGAGAAGGTAGAGAAGATATCTGCAAAGGAGTTTAAAGAGACAACCAGGGCTGTGTGGAGTATAAGCTCTTCCTCTGCTTCAATATCTGAGAGAAGATTGAATTTTAAACCCACTATTGATGTTAGGGGTCAGAGGGCGGACGAGGCTCTTGAAAATGTTAGCAGATTTGTGGATGATGCCATAATGGTGGGGGTTGGAGAGGTAAAGATATTACACGGTAAAGGGAATGGGATTCTAAAAGAGGAGATTAGAAAATATCTTAAGGTTGTCCCCGGGGTGTTATCAGTGAAAGATGAAGTCCTGGAGCTGGGAGGCTCAGGCATAACAGTTGTCAAATTGGATTAA
- a CDS encoding histidinol-phosphatase HisJ family protein has protein sequence MNRLKLFDTHTHSEFSPDGRMTMEEAVESSLAKGLGGISFTDHFDVEAPGDNSHFSFDPLEQQDKIDKLKSREGFFIGKGIELGLQPSAIESARKAVSLFKFDLVIASVHFVDGIDPYHDKYYDLRNEKVAYGRYLETIYQCITGYDDFDILGHFDYITRYSPYLNKSLTMKEYGDYLDPILRHLAYRGKALEINTNTYRVRNGSSPVLDNAVIRHFRQIGGELVTLGSDAHDYQRVGEGLEEAARLLVSEGYRYTAYFAERKAVLVPLAI, from the coding sequence GTGAACAGATTGAAACTTTTTGATACTCATACACACTCAGAATTCTCTCCTGACGGAAGGATGACTATGGAGGAGGCTGTAGAGTCTTCCCTGGCAAAAGGTCTGGGTGGAATTTCATTTACAGACCATTTTGATGTGGAGGCTCCCGGTGACAACTCTCACTTCTCATTTGACCCTTTAGAGCAACAGGATAAGATTGATAAACTTAAGTCCCGTGAGGGTTTTTTTATTGGCAAAGGTATTGAGCTGGGGCTTCAGCCCAGTGCGATTGAGAGTGCCAGAAAGGCTGTCTCTCTGTTCAAGTTTGATCTTGTTATTGCCTCTGTTCACTTTGTAGATGGAATTGATCCATATCACGATAAATACTACGATTTAAGAAATGAAAAGGTGGCCTACGGGAGATATCTTGAGACCATTTATCAATGTATTACAGGTTATGATGACTTTGATATCCTGGGTCACTTTGACTATATAACAAGATACTCCCCCTATTTGAATAAATCTCTAACAATGAAAGAGTATGGAGATTATTTAGACCCTATTTTAAGGCACCTGGCTTATAGAGGTAAAGCACTTGAGATTAATACCAATACATACAGGGTAAGAAACGGGTCATCTCCTGTGCTGGATAATGCTGTTATCAGGCATTTCAGGCAGATTGGCGGAGAGTTAGTAACTCTTGGGTCAGATGCCCATGACTATCAAAGGGTTGGCGAAGGGCTTGAGGAGGCAGCCAGATTGCTTGTCTCTGAAGGATACAGATATACCGCATATTTTGCAGAGAGGAAGGCTGTGTTAGTCCCGTTAGCTATTTAA
- a CDS encoding C69 family dipeptidase codes for MNKSILTSLALLAFLLIPGRGESCTNLLITKGASKDGSVMVTYSADSHQLYGELYFKKANNFAPGTMLKIYEWDTGKYLGEIPQSERTYYTVGNMNEHQVIITETTFGGRELDDPHGIMDYGSLIYVTLQRAKSAREAIKIMTDLVKEHGYYSSGESFSIADKNEVWILEMIGKGVKMENGKNLNKGAVWVAVRIPDGYVSAHANQARITTFPLNDSENCVYAPDVISFAKEMGWYKGADKDFSFSDTYAPLDFGAMRGCEARVWAAFNIMGKGMIGDKPYTHYLDYAMGHNAKNRMPLYIKPAEKLTVKMVADVMRDHYEGTELDMTKDIGAGGHALPYRWRPMGFEVDGARYTNERAIATQQTGFWLLGQARSWLPDEVGGIFWFGVDDASTSALTPIYSSSLRVPECFRTGNGNMTTYSPTSAFWIFNRVAQFAYLLYDRIHPEVKKVADKHELDAMERTAAIDAAAMELYKQSPEKAREFLTDYSVRTAQDLFDKWVALDQYLLVKFMDGNVKKQDANGCFIDNGNGKNIPASPSQPGYSDIWKRAVKESAGERLKTK; via the coding sequence ATGAATAAATCAATCTTAACATCACTAGCTCTGTTAGCCTTTCTCTTAATACCGGGGAGAGGAGAGTCTTGTACTAATCTTTTGATTACCAAAGGAGCATCAAAGGACGGGTCTGTAATGGTAACATACTCTGCAGACTCTCATCAGCTTTATGGAGAACTCTACTTTAAGAAGGCAAATAACTTTGCTCCGGGTACAATGTTGAAAATTTATGAGTGGGATACCGGAAAGTACCTGGGAGAGATTCCGCAGTCAGAGAGAACTTACTATACAGTAGGTAACATGAATGAACACCAGGTTATAATTACAGAGACAACTTTTGGAGGAAGGGAGCTTGATGATCCTCACGGAATTATGGATTACGGTTCATTGATTTATGTAACTCTTCAGAGAGCAAAAAGTGCTCGTGAAGCCATAAAGATTATGACTGATCTTGTAAAGGAGCACGGCTACTACTCTTCCGGAGAATCATTCTCAATTGCGGATAAAAACGAGGTTTGGATTCTTGAGATGATTGGGAAGGGAGTTAAGATGGAAAATGGAAAAAATCTAAATAAAGGTGCTGTATGGGTAGCCGTTAGGATACCGGACGGATATGTATCTGCACATGCGAATCAGGCCAGAATTACAACTTTCCCTTTAAATGATTCTGAAAACTGTGTTTATGCACCGGATGTAATCTCTTTCGCAAAAGAGATGGGATGGTATAAAGGTGCTGATAAAGATTTCAGTTTCTCTGATACCTATGCTCCTCTTGATTTTGGTGCAATGCGCGGTTGTGAGGCCAGAGTCTGGGCAGCATTTAACATTATGGGAAAAGGGATGATTGGTGACAAACCTTATACACATTATCTTGACTATGCAATGGGACATAATGCAAAGAACAGAATGCCCCTTTACATTAAGCCCGCTGAGAAGCTCACGGTTAAAATGGTTGCTGATGTAATGAGAGATCATTATGAGGGAACAGAACTTGATATGACAAAAGATATCGGAGCGGGCGGCCACGCTCTTCCTTATCGCTGGAGGCCAATGGGATTTGAAGTAGATGGTGCCAGATATACAAATGAAAGAGCTATTGCTACACAACAAACAGGGTTCTGGCTGCTTGGACAGGCGCGCAGCTGGCTGCCTGACGAGGTTGGAGGTATCTTCTGGTTTGGCGTTGACGATGCTTCAACATCTGCACTTACTCCTATCTATTCAAGTTCACTGAGAGTCCCTGAGTGCTTCAGAACTGGTAACGGAAATATGACTACATATTCACCTACCTCTGCATTCTGGATATTTAACAGAGTGGCTCAGTTTGCGTATCTTCTTTATGACAGAATTCATCCTGAGGTTAAAAAAGTTGCAGACAAACACGAACTTGACGCAATGGAGCGTACAGCAGCCATTGATGCTGCTGCTATGGAGCTTTACAAACAATCTCCAGAGAAGGCTCGTGAATTTCTGACAGACTACTCTGTAAGAACTGCACAGGATCTTTTTGATAAATGGGTTGCCCTTGATCAGTATCTTCTGGTTAAGTTTATGGATGGCAATGTAAAGAAACAGGATGCAAATGGCTGCTTTATTGATAATGGTAATGGCAAGAATATTCCGGCATCACCATCACAGCCGGGCTATTCCGATATTTGGAAAAGAGCAGTAAAAGAGAGTGCTGGTGAGAGGCTTAAAACGAAGTAA